In Bradyrhizobium sp. CCBAU 051011, the following are encoded in one genomic region:
- a CDS encoding AraC family transcriptional regulator has product MAKIHLTRCQHLSPFVDILNGLGAPTASLLGKFRLPTSLEEKANHYVPILPAIDFAEFAQRSQGIVDFGFHASQQIHFWHLSEKTRNLIGHSPTLLVALQHACKWASLEDSNLSNWLERHDDHVRICSRLAGTKGLQHLEHSQWLQNIFPIHIVRQFAGPDWAPATIAFEARYTPSPACQSFWPNSRFLSGQEASWIDVPISLLALPNRANESLPRLQSDEVDHSGYEIIETLKLMLPSYLDEGPPVLAEIAEMAGVSTRSFQRKLAHAGLTYSDLLDTVRFENASKLLRDTDFKVIEVAFSSGYADPAHFTRAFRRIAGVTPRQFREQWRSR; this is encoded by the coding sequence ATGGCCAAGATTCATTTAACGCGTTGCCAACACCTTAGTCCTTTCGTGGACATTCTAAATGGTCTTGGAGCACCAACGGCTTCGCTCCTGGGAAAGTTTCGCCTACCGACGTCGTTGGAAGAAAAGGCCAATCATTACGTCCCAATATTGCCTGCAATCGACTTCGCGGAATTCGCCCAAAGATCGCAAGGCATTGTGGATTTCGGATTCCACGCGTCTCAGCAGATACATTTTTGGCACCTGAGCGAAAAAACCCGGAATCTAATTGGCCATTCCCCGACGCTGCTTGTCGCGCTGCAGCACGCCTGCAAATGGGCGTCGCTCGAGGACTCAAACTTGAGTAACTGGCTTGAGCGCCACGACGATCACGTGAGGATTTGCAGCAGGCTCGCCGGAACCAAAGGGCTTCAGCATCTCGAGCATTCACAGTGGCTCCAGAACATTTTTCCGATACACATCGTCCGACAATTCGCCGGCCCCGACTGGGCTCCGGCAACTATCGCCTTTGAAGCTCGCTACACGCCGAGTCCTGCGTGTCAGTCGTTCTGGCCAAACTCACGATTCCTATCGGGCCAAGAGGCATCATGGATCGATGTGCCAATCTCGTTGCTGGCCCTCCCCAACCGCGCAAACGAAAGTCTTCCGCGTCTGCAGAGCGATGAGGTCGACCATTCCGGCTATGAAATCATCGAAACACTCAAGTTGATGCTGCCATCCTACCTGGACGAAGGACCCCCAGTTCTCGCTGAAATCGCGGAAATGGCCGGCGTCAGTACGCGAAGCTTTCAACGCAAACTCGCTCACGCCGGCCTTACATATTCAGACCTGCTCGATACCGTCCGGTTTGAGAACGCCAGCAAGCTGTTACGAGACACAGATTTCAAGGTTATCGAGGTCGCGTTCTCTTCGGGCTACGCGGATCCTGCGCACTTTACCCGCGCCTTCCGCCGGATTGCCGGTGTTACGCCACGGCAATTTCGCGAGCAATGGAGATCTCGATAA
- a CDS encoding helix-turn-helix domain-containing protein, with protein sequence MPSAQAARAAMVASLRHGDATLDGTARALQVSARTLQRHLGRMGTSHSELLAEVRLDIACRLLADSGKRLSDIAKILGYANASSFSRSFARLMKIQPIFYRRLQLARKQEITRPRGRPHAIVR encoded by the coding sequence TTGCCTTCAGCCCAAGCTGCCCGCGCCGCGATGGTCGCCTCGCTGCGACACGGTGACGCAACTCTCGATGGTACCGCTCGCGCCCTCCAGGTCAGCGCGCGCACCTTGCAGCGGCATCTCGGTCGCATGGGCACAAGCCACAGCGAATTGCTTGCAGAGGTTCGCCTGGACATCGCGTGCCGCCTGTTGGCGGATTCAGGCAAGCGCCTGTCGGATATCGCCAAAATCCTCGGCTATGCCAACGCAAGCAGCTTTAGCCGCTCTTTCGCGCGTTTGATGAAAATTCAACCCATTTTTTACCGGCGGCTGCAACTTGCCCGTAAGCAGGAGATAACGCGCCCTCGCGGTCGGCCTCACGCGATCGTCCGCTGA
- a CDS encoding HdeA/HdeB family chaperone produces the protein MRRTAVIAASLSLAIIQSAHAQTDLSAYADADGYLDVQKLTCAQLAGTWQGDADLLTAWYSGWYNGLARKHYLDIKKSRQAEHEVIQHCKAHPDQPLSRRSF, from the coding sequence ATGCGACGAACAGCCGTCATTGCAGCGTCACTAAGCCTCGCGATTATTCAATCGGCGCATGCACAGACTGATCTGAGCGCTTATGCCGACGCTGACGGCTATCTCGATGTTCAGAAACTGACATGTGCACAGTTGGCCGGGACGTGGCAGGGAGACGCCGATCTTCTCACTGCCTGGTACAGCGGCTGGTATAACGGCCTCGCACGCAAGCACTACCTTGACATTAAGAAGTCACGGCAAGCCGAGCACGAAGTGATTCAACATTGCAAGGCCCATCCTGACCAGCCACTTTCCCGACGATCGTTTTGA
- a CDS encoding DUF1254 domain-containing protein: MKITRRSLAFGGMGLLAGAAATRSALAQDSFFGVGEGLEDFWIASDAYIFGYPLVTMEMTRRIITNVAEPVGTRGPMGQIIKLRQYPDASFRDVTAPNADTLYTTSFFDVGKEPWVLSIPDMKGRYFLMPMLDGWTTVFQVPGKRTTGTGAQTYAITGPGWKGTLPAGVKEYKSPTNIVWLLGRIYCTGTPEDYAAVHKLQDECKLVPLSAYGKAYTPPPGKVDSSIDMKTAVREQVNRMDAVSYFKLLCELMKANPPYAADAPQLAKFARIGIVPGQDFDESKLKADFLKRLPELSVDRIMLQFRINKAIKDENGFAFTTKGGIYGTDYLMRALITAIGLGCNRPQDAVYPTSEKDAEGHKYNGANKYVMRFPKGHLPPAEGFWSLTMYDSGYFFVSNPLNRYSISARQELKENPDGSTDLYIQKDSPGKDKESNWLPAPAGDFVLMLRMYWPQETDPSIINGTWTVPGARKVV, from the coding sequence ATGAAGATTACCCGTCGATCCCTTGCATTTGGTGGAATGGGGCTGCTGGCAGGCGCGGCCGCAACACGATCAGCTCTAGCCCAGGATTCCTTTTTTGGAGTGGGGGAAGGCCTGGAGGACTTCTGGATTGCAAGCGATGCCTACATCTTCGGCTACCCGTTAGTTACGATGGAGATGACCCGCCGGATCATTACTAACGTCGCCGAACCCGTGGGCACGCGAGGGCCGATGGGCCAGATCATCAAGCTGCGCCAATATCCGGACGCATCTTTCCGGGATGTCACGGCGCCGAACGCGGACACTCTCTACACGACTTCCTTCTTCGACGTGGGGAAAGAACCATGGGTTCTCAGCATCCCTGACATGAAGGGTCGCTATTTCTTGATGCCAATGCTGGACGGCTGGACGACGGTGTTCCAGGTTCCGGGAAAGCGCACCACCGGCACCGGTGCGCAGACCTATGCCATCACTGGACCCGGGTGGAAGGGCACGCTGCCGGCTGGCGTAAAGGAGTACAAGTCGCCTACCAACATCGTCTGGCTGCTCGGGCGCATCTATTGCACCGGCACCCCGGAGGACTATGCCGCCGTTCACAAGCTGCAGGACGAGTGCAAGCTTGTTCCGCTCAGTGCTTATGGCAAGGCGTACACGCCGCCGCCAGGAAAGGTCGATTCTTCGATCGACATGAAGACGGCGGTCCGCGAACAGGTCAATCGCATGGACGCAGTGTCGTATTTCAAGCTGCTGTGCGAGCTCATGAAGGCCAATCCGCCTTACGCGGCGGACGCGCCCCAGTTGGCCAAGTTTGCCCGCATCGGCATCGTCCCCGGGCAGGATTTCGATGAGAGCAAGCTGAAGGCGGACTTCCTGAAGCGTTTGCCGGAACTCTCCGTCGACAGGATCATGCTCCAGTTCAGGATCAACAAGGCCATCAAGGACGAGAACGGCTTTGCCTTCACGACGAAAGGCGGAATCTACGGCACGGACTATCTGATGCGGGCGCTCATCACCGCGATCGGACTCGGCTGCAACCGTCCGCAGGACGCGGTCTACCCGACCTCGGAAAAGGATGCGGAGGGCCACAAGTACAATGGCGCAAACAAGTACGTCATGCGGTTTCCCAAAGGCCACCTGCCGCCCGCGGAGGGATTTTGGTCGCTCACGATGTACGACAGTGGCTACTTCTTCGTGAGCAATCCGCTCAACCGCTACTCGATCAGCGCGCGGCAAGAACTGAAGGAAAATCCGGACGGCTCGACCGATCTCTACATTCAGAAGGACTCCCCCGGCAAAGACAAGGAGTCGAACTGGCTTCCGGCGCCTGCGGGAGATTTTGTACTCATGCTGCGCATGTATTGGCCGCAGGAGACGGACCCGTCGATCATCAACGGCACATGGACGGTACCCGGCGCCAGGAAGGTAGTTTGA
- a CDS encoding transporter — MALSTLPSVTVYADEGGVSYWLPGRFGSLAATPQVPGWSMAEVYYHTSVGAFGATAAAREIHVGRIPATINVDLNLRLNAQADLVLLNPTYTFATPVLGGQLAIGVTGLFGRSSANLDGTLTAAVGPLAVTRTGSFGDSITSVGDLYPQATLKWNAGVHNFMTYVTGDIPVGAYSPNRLANLGIGHAALDAGGGYTYFNPQAGHEFSAVAGFTYNFKNQDTQYQNGIDFHVDWGASQFLSKQIFVGLVGYAYQQVTDDYGQHPALGGFRSRVLGVGPQIGFLFPVGDMQGYLNLKGYGEFAAENRPAGWNTWLTFSVSPMAPTTVASTRRLK; from the coding sequence ATGGCCTTGTCGACCCTCCCATCTGTAACTGTCTATGCCGACGAAGGTGGTGTTTCATATTGGCTCCCGGGACGCTTCGGCAGCCTCGCAGCGACCCCTCAGGTACCAGGCTGGTCGATGGCCGAGGTTTACTATCACACTAGTGTAGGCGCCTTTGGCGCTACAGCGGCCGCCAGGGAAATCCACGTTGGCAGAATCCCTGCCACAATAAATGTCGATCTGAACCTGCGACTCAATGCGCAAGCGGACCTTGTCCTTCTCAATCCCACCTATACGTTCGCAACGCCGGTGTTGGGCGGACAGCTTGCCATCGGCGTGACTGGTCTATTCGGGCGGTCGAGCGCAAATCTGGATGGAACGCTGACGGCGGCCGTCGGACCGCTGGCGGTGACGCGCACGGGCAGTTTCGGTGATTCGATCACATCGGTCGGCGACCTCTACCCGCAGGCGACGCTCAAGTGGAACGCCGGTGTGCACAATTTCATGACCTACGTGACGGGAGACATTCCTGTTGGGGCGTACAGTCCGAACCGCCTTGCCAATCTCGGTATCGGTCACGCGGCGCTCGATGCAGGCGGCGGCTACACCTACTTCAATCCGCAAGCAGGGCATGAGTTTTCTGCGGTCGCAGGGTTTACCTACAACTTCAAGAATCAAGATACGCAGTATCAGAACGGCATCGACTTCCATGTTGATTGGGGCGCTTCCCAATTTTTGTCCAAGCAGATTTTCGTTGGCCTTGTCGGTTATGCCTATCAACAGGTCACCGATGACTATGGCCAGCACCCGGCTCTCGGCGGCTTTCGCTCTCGGGTGCTAGGTGTCGGCCCTCAGATCGGCTTCCTATTCCCCGTGGGCGACATGCAGGGTTACCTGAACCTCAAAGGATATGGTGAATTTGCTGCAGAAAATCGTCCCGCCGGTTGGAATACGTGGCTGACCTTTTCGGTTTCTCCGATGGCGCCCACCACCGTGGCGTCAACTCGGCGATTAAAATAG
- a CDS encoding DUF2721 domain-containing protein has protein sequence MLPDTPSVSQLSHVISQAAAPAFLLGALAAFIAVLISRLNRIIDRSIYLNQIPDDDQIKCRLKADSPRLIRRAAMINRAIFWSIMGSISISVVIVVGFVSAFLQIQHERGVAILFIIAVVAFIVSLVDFAREVRIALSEFDHYG, from the coding sequence ATGTTGCCAGACACGCCATCGGTCAGCCAGCTATCTCACGTTATTTCCCAAGCGGCCGCCCCGGCATTTCTTCTCGGCGCATTGGCGGCCTTCATTGCGGTGCTGATATCTCGCCTGAACAGGATCATCGACAGATCGATCTATCTGAATCAAATTCCCGATGACGATCAGATTAAATGCCGCCTCAAGGCGGACTCGCCGCGCCTTATTCGACGCGCTGCCATGATCAATCGCGCGATCTTCTGGTCCATCATGGGAAGTATCTCGATAAGCGTTGTAATAGTCGTCGGCTTCGTAAGTGCGTTTCTCCAGATCCAACATGAGCGAGGCGTTGCTATCCTCTTCATTATCGCCGTAGTAGCTTTCATCGTATCGCTAGTTGATTTTGCGCGGGAGGTCCGAATCGCCCTAAGCGAATTTGATCATTACGGCTAA
- a CDS encoding transcriptional regulator, whose amino-acid sequence MITAAQLRAARALLCIDQKTLAELSGLSVPTIQRMEASSGNVRGVVDSLTKVVEALDLAGIELIGDGAPSPPGGRGVRLKTSSPKP is encoded by the coding sequence ATGATCACTGCTGCCCAACTGCGGGCTGCGCGCGCGCTTCTTTGCATCGATCAGAAGACCCTGGCCGAACTATCCGGCCTGTCCGTGCCGACGATCCAGCGAATGGAAGCCAGCTCCGGCAACGTTCGCGGGGTCGTGGATAGCCTGACAAAGGTGGTGGAGGCGCTCGATCTGGCAGGGATCGAACTCATTGGCGATGGTGCCCCCAGTCCCCCAGGTGGGCGTGGCGTGCGGCTGAAAACTTCTTCCCCGAAACCCTGA
- a CDS encoding SulP family inorganic anion transporter produces MKATKLQQSDAPSFAELYTPKLLTVLREGYGLPQLRGDAIAGLTVAIVALPLSMAIAIASGATPAQGLYTAIVGGFLVSALGGSRLQVGGPAGAFIVLVSATVAQHGMDGLVLATFLSGLMLTAVGFFRLGTFIKFIPFPVTVGFTAGIAVIIFASQIKELLGLSLAHEPGELLKKLPALWDARGSLTPTAVGLSVATVAIVLGLRKLRPHWPGMLIAVGMTAGATGLLGLPVATIGTQFGGIPSTLPFPSLPNLSVEKILAVLPAAVSFSLLGAIESLLSAVVADGMSGRRHRANCELVAQGAANIGASLFGGFCVTGTIARTATNVRAGAHGPIAGMLHAVFLLLFMLIAAPLAAYIPLAALAGVLAVVAWNMIEMPAVAILLRSGWGEATVLASTFLLTIFRDLTEAILVGFAIGSVLFIQRMSRTTAVALDKPFVARDEADSTRPRGAYNEDIAANPDVAVYRITGVLFFGATASIGSILDRIQDDYKALIVDFSAVPFLDSTGANMIEGLAHKAHKRGVALWLTGANRDIRRLFLAHGLRRPLVKYASTVESAISSLRTGDRAEHEAA; encoded by the coding sequence ATGAAAGCGACGAAACTACAACAGAGCGACGCGCCTAGTTTCGCGGAGCTCTATACGCCGAAACTGCTGACGGTCTTGCGCGAAGGATACGGTCTGCCCCAGCTTCGGGGAGATGCCATTGCTGGGCTGACTGTCGCCATAGTGGCGCTACCCCTCTCCATGGCCATCGCCATCGCCTCCGGCGCGACTCCGGCGCAAGGACTCTACACCGCCATCGTCGGTGGCTTTCTTGTCTCCGCCCTTGGCGGGTCGCGCCTCCAGGTCGGCGGTCCTGCCGGCGCATTCATCGTGCTCGTGTCCGCGACCGTGGCGCAGCACGGCATGGACGGACTGGTCCTCGCCACCTTCCTCTCGGGGCTGATGCTCACTGCCGTAGGCTTCTTCCGCCTGGGGACTTTCATCAAGTTCATTCCCTTTCCCGTGACCGTCGGCTTCACCGCTGGCATCGCGGTCATCATCTTCGCCAGCCAGATCAAGGAATTGCTCGGACTGTCGCTTGCTCACGAACCGGGCGAATTGCTGAAGAAGCTGCCCGCCCTTTGGGATGCGCGCGGCAGTCTCACACCGACCGCAGTCGGGCTGTCGGTCGCCACCGTCGCGATCGTCCTGGGGCTGCGCAAGCTGCGGCCGCACTGGCCGGGAATGCTCATTGCGGTCGGCATGACCGCCGGCGCGACGGGACTATTGGGGCTGCCCGTCGCGACGATCGGCACGCAATTCGGCGGCATCCCCTCGACGCTGCCGTTCCCCAGCCTGCCGAACCTATCCGTCGAAAAGATATTGGCAGTCTTGCCGGCTGCGGTCTCTTTCTCGCTGCTCGGCGCGATCGAGTCGCTGCTTTCGGCCGTGGTCGCGGACGGCATGAGTGGGCGACGGCATCGCGCGAACTGCGAGCTCGTCGCGCAGGGGGCGGCCAACATCGGCGCGTCGCTTTTTGGCGGTTTTTGTGTCACGGGGACCATCGCCCGGACCGCCACCAACGTGCGGGCCGGGGCGCACGGGCCGATCGCGGGGATGCTCCACGCCGTTTTCCTGTTGCTCTTCATGCTGATCGCCGCACCCTTGGCCGCCTACATTCCGCTGGCGGCCCTTGCAGGCGTGCTGGCGGTGGTGGCCTGGAATATGATCGAGATGCCAGCGGTCGCCATTCTGCTGCGTTCTGGCTGGGGCGAAGCCACCGTGCTGGCCTCGACTTTCCTACTTACGATCTTCCGCGATCTCACCGAGGCGATCCTTGTCGGCTTCGCGATCGGTTCCGTGCTCTTCATCCAGCGCATGAGCCGCACGACGGCAGTTGCCTTGGACAAGCCCTTCGTGGCGCGCGACGAGGCCGACTCTACTAGGCCGCGTGGAGCTTACAACGAGGATATTGCGGCGAACCCTGACGTGGCCGTCTACCGCATCACCGGGGTTCTGTTCTTTGGCGCAACAGCATCCATCGGTTCGATTCTCGACCGCATCCAGGACGACTACAAGGCATTGATCGTGGATTTCTCCGCCGTTCCATTTCTCGATTCTACCGGCGCAAACATGATCGAAGGGCTTGCCCACAAGGCACACAAACGCGGCGTTGCGCTGTGGCTGACGGGGGCCAATCGGGACATCCGCCGCTTGTTTCTGGCCCATGGGCTGAGGAGACCTCTCGTCAAATATGCTTCGACCGTCGAAAGCGCGATCTCCTCGCTCCGGACGGGCGATAGGGCAGAACATGAGGCCGCGTGA
- the xerC gene encoding tyrosine recombinase XerC, producing the protein MGTVIPRKRSDGSTGYQAQLLIKRAGKIVHREGRTFDRKQAASAWLEKREKELAKPGALERLAAPDPTLSAVIDRYTDESIKKIGRTKAQVLRAIKGYDIASKACSEITSADVISFANQLVINVTPQTVANYLSHLAAVFAVAKPAWAYPLDQTAMKDAFVVAKRLGIASKSRERDRRPALDELDKILEHFGQRLKRRPSSIPMQKVIGFAIFSTRRLEEITRILWEDLDLGGSRVLVRDMKNPGEKIGNDVWCDLPPEALQIVLSMPKRSEEIFPYSGDTIGTNFTRACQFLEIVDLHLHDLRHDGVSRLFELGRNIPQVAAVSGHRSWSSLKRYTHLRQTGDKYAGWKWLSVLTSSTSSIGTSPKNFTTARLDPTPA; encoded by the coding sequence GTGGGAACGGTCATACCACGCAAGCGAAGCGACGGCTCAACAGGATACCAGGCACAACTCCTTATCAAGCGCGCTGGCAAGATCGTTCATCGAGAAGGCCGCACGTTCGATCGGAAACAGGCAGCCTCTGCTTGGCTCGAAAAGCGGGAGAAGGAGCTTGCCAAGCCCGGCGCGCTCGAGCGTCTTGCAGCACCTGACCCTACCCTATCCGCTGTTATCGACCGTTATACGGATGAATCTATCAAAAAGATCGGTCGCACAAAGGCGCAGGTTCTGCGCGCGATCAAGGGCTACGACATAGCCAGCAAAGCATGCTCCGAAATCACGAGCGCTGACGTGATCTCCTTTGCCAATCAGCTCGTCATTAATGTTACGCCGCAAACAGTCGCCAACTATCTCTCCCATTTGGCGGCCGTGTTTGCTGTTGCCAAGCCGGCATGGGCGTACCCTCTAGATCAGACTGCTATGAAGGACGCGTTTGTAGTTGCCAAGCGTCTTGGCATCGCGAGCAAGAGCCGTGAACGCGATCGGCGGCCCGCTCTCGATGAGCTCGACAAGATTTTGGAGCATTTTGGCCAACGGCTGAAGCGCCGACCATCGTCTATTCCGATGCAGAAAGTCATCGGCTTCGCGATATTCTCGACACGTCGTCTCGAGGAGATTACGCGGATCCTATGGGAGGACCTCGACCTGGGCGGAAGTCGTGTTTTGGTTCGGGATATGAAGAACCCTGGAGAGAAGATCGGCAATGACGTATGGTGCGATCTTCCTCCGGAAGCGCTCCAGATAGTCCTCTCAATGCCTAAGCGCTCTGAAGAGATCTTTCCATATAGTGGCGACACTATCGGAACGAATTTCACGCGTGCATGTCAATTCCTCGAGATCGTTGACTTGCACCTGCACGACCTTCGTCACGATGGTGTTTCACGCCTATTCGAACTCGGTCGGAATATCCCACAAGTTGCCGCCGTCTCAGGTCATCGTTCTTGGTCGAGTCTCAAGCGCTACACACATCTGCGCCAAACCGGCGATAAATATGCGGGATGGAAGTGGTTATCAGTGTTGACAAGCTCAACCAGTTCAATCGGCACCTCACCGAAGAACTTCACAACCGCGCGGCTAGATCCTACGCCTGCATGA
- a CDS encoding metallophosphoesterase family protein, producing the protein MLRIGIVSDTHGLLRLEAEHGLAGWRISSTLAIWSCGNSCQTPSDLRLTAIRGNTDTAEWAKHYPDTQAVQLGERSFYVLHPQELQIDPAVCGLMRIDRGSND; encoded by the coding sequence GTGCTGCGGATTGGAATCGTCTCGGATACCCACGGGCTCCTGCGGCTCGAGGCTGAGCACGGCTTGGCGGGGTGGCGCATATCATCCACGCTGGCGATATGGTCGTGCGGAAATTCTTGTCAGACTCCGTCGGATTTGCGCCTCACAGCGATTAGAGGGAACACCGATACCGCCGAGTGGGCGAAACATTATCCTGACACTCAGGCGGTACAGCTCGGAGAGCGATCGTTCTATGTCTTGCACCCTCAGGAATTGCAGATTGATCCAGCAGTTTGCGGATTGATGCGCATCGACCGCGGATCCAACGATTGA
- a CDS encoding LysR substrate-binding domain-containing protein — protein sequence MLSSIPISAIRAFEAAARTGSFRDAASELHLTPSAVSHAIRKLESTMSTTLFERSARSTRLTPAGQNLMRHVGSAFDNLRHGIEEVAGRGPQLLRVHCAPSFAAQWLAPRLDQFIAAEPKLEVRLAASTEYARFGNDDFDLDIVYGQPRSESLEIIPLGEETVAPLCTPALAKKIRKPKDLFGQVLIRSEVKKVQWHQWFAANGLEAPAIHGMRFDRSFLAIAMASSGLGVTLESTRLAEREIETGRLVAPLAGRSVDIRYVGHHLVFPRANRQRRAVRAFADWIMSELDRTTTRL from the coding sequence TTGCTGTCCAGCATCCCGATTTCCGCAATCCGCGCCTTCGAGGCAGCCGCGCGCACCGGCTCCTTTCGCGACGCTGCAAGCGAACTTCATTTGACGCCGAGCGCCGTCAGTCACGCGATCCGCAAACTGGAAAGCACGATGAGCACCACGCTGTTCGAGCGCAGCGCCCGATCGACCCGATTGACACCGGCCGGACAAAACCTGATGCGTCACGTCGGCTCCGCATTCGACAATCTGCGGCACGGAATCGAGGAAGTGGCCGGCCGCGGGCCGCAACTGCTTCGGGTGCATTGCGCGCCGAGCTTCGCAGCGCAGTGGCTGGCGCCGCGTCTCGACCAGTTCATTGCCGCCGAACCCAAGCTGGAAGTGCGGCTCGCCGCCAGCACCGAGTATGCCCGCTTTGGCAATGACGATTTCGATCTCGATATCGTCTATGGGCAGCCGAGGAGCGAGTCTCTGGAAATCATTCCGCTCGGCGAGGAGACCGTTGCGCCCCTGTGTACGCCGGCGCTTGCAAAGAAGATCCGCAAACCGAAGGATTTGTTCGGCCAGGTGCTTATTCGTTCAGAGGTCAAGAAGGTTCAATGGCACCAATGGTTTGCCGCGAATGGGCTTGAGGCGCCCGCCATTCATGGGATGCGTTTCGACCGCAGCTTCCTGGCGATTGCTATGGCTTCAAGCGGTCTCGGCGTCACCCTGGAATCCACGCGACTTGCCGAGCGCGAGATCGAGACGGGCAGATTGGTCGCCCCGCTCGCCGGCCGGTCCGTCGATATCCGCTATGTCGGCCACCATCTCGTCTTCCCTCGCGCCAACCGGCAGCGCCGCGCAGTGCGGGCATTCGCCGATTGGATCATGTCAGAGCTTGATCGGACTACCACGCGGCTGTAG
- a CDS encoding SDR family NAD(P)-dependent oxidoreductase, with protein sequence MLLRGKTAVISGAASPRGIGLATARRFAAEGARVAILDIDGAAAEAAAKSLDVVSGGSHLGLGCDVADQKSCMNAIDAVIGAFGQIDILINNAGITQPAKLLEITPADWARIQDVNLKGVLFLSQAVIPHMRRRRSGSIACMSSVSAQRGGGIFGGPHYSAAKAGVLGLAKAMAREFGLDGIRVNCVTPGLIGTDITAGKLTDEMKAKILEGIPLGRLGQAKDVAGIYTFLASDLSAYVTGAVIDVNGGMLIH encoded by the coding sequence ATGCTGCTACGCGGGAAGACGGCGGTTATCTCGGGCGCGGCCTCGCCGCGCGGCATAGGCTTGGCGACCGCCCGGCGGTTCGCGGCAGAAGGTGCCCGGGTCGCGATCCTCGACATCGATGGCGCCGCGGCCGAAGCCGCCGCGAAGAGCCTGGACGTCGTTTCGGGCGGATCCCACCTCGGCCTCGGCTGCGACGTCGCCGACCAGAAATCCTGTATGAATGCGATCGACGCTGTGATCGGCGCTTTCGGCCAGATCGATATCCTGATCAATAACGCCGGCATTACGCAGCCGGCGAAGCTGCTCGAAATCACGCCCGCGGACTGGGCGCGCATCCAGGATGTCAATCTCAAGGGCGTGCTCTTTCTGTCCCAGGCGGTGATCCCGCACATGCGCCGGCGCAGGTCCGGCTCGATTGCCTGCATGTCGTCGGTCTCGGCGCAGCGCGGCGGCGGCATTTTCGGCGGGCCGCATTATTCCGCGGCCAAGGCTGGCGTGCTCGGCCTCGCCAAGGCGATGGCGCGCGAGTTCGGACTCGACGGCATTCGCGTCAACTGCGTCACGCCCGGCCTGATCGGAACCGACATCACGGCTGGCAAGCTCACCGACGAGATGAAGGCGAAGATACTCGAGGGCATTCCGCTCGGCCGCCTCGGCCAAGCAAAGGACGTTGCGGGAATCTACACGTTCCTTGCTTCCGACCTCTCCGCCTACGTCACGGGGGCGGTGATCGACGTCAACGGCGGCATGCTCATCCACTGA
- a CDS encoding transketolase, with protein sequence METAPAIANAPTLAKRAHNIRRNALRMGEIQGQGYIAQALDIADVLAVAYFHAMHYRPEEPSWEGRDRFLLSNGHYAIALYAALIEAGVIPEAELDTYGSDESRLPMSGMASYTPGMEMSGGSLGLGISIAVGMALGLKRKSSSARVYTVFSDGELDEGSVWEGIMSAAHHKLDNLIAIVDVNNQQADGPSTEMMAFEPLVDKLNAFGWFVQRVDGNDLDAVVAAFDAAKSHAEARPRILVADTLMGKGVPFLEQREKNHFIRVELHEWQLALGALEAGTQS encoded by the coding sequence ATGGAAACGGCTCCGGCGATTGCAAACGCGCCGACGCTGGCGAAGCGTGCCCACAACATCCGCCGCAACGCGCTGAGGATGGGCGAAATCCAGGGCCAAGGTTATATAGCGCAGGCGCTTGACATCGCCGACGTGCTTGCCGTCGCTTACTTCCACGCCATGCATTACCGGCCGGAGGAGCCGTCCTGGGAGGGACGGGATCGCTTCCTGCTCTCGAACGGTCACTATGCCATCGCGCTCTATGCAGCCTTGATCGAGGCCGGCGTCATCCCGGAAGCAGAGCTCGATACCTATGGCAGCGACGAAAGCCGTCTGCCGATGTCCGGCATGGCCTCCTACACGCCCGGCATGGAGATGTCGGGCGGATCGCTCGGGCTGGGTATAAGCATCGCCGTCGGCATGGCACTCGGGCTGAAGCGCAAGAGCTCCAGCGCGCGGGTCTACACGGTGTTCTCCGACGGCGAGCTCGACGAAGGCTCCGTCTGGGAAGGGATCATGTCCGCAGCTCACCACAAGCTTGACAACCTGATCGCCATCGTCGACGTCAACAACCAGCAGGCCGACGGTCCTTCGACGGAAATGATGGCGTTCGAGCCGCTGGTGGACAAGCTCAACGCATTCGGTTGGTTCGTGCAGCGCGTGGATGGTAACGACCTCGATGCAGTGGTGGCGGCATTCGATGCCGCCAAGTCCCACGCCGAGGCGAGGCCCCGTATCCTCGTTGCCGACACGCTGATGGGCAAAGGCGTTCCGTTCCTGGAGCAGCGGGAGAAGAACCACTTCATTCGTGTCGAGCTGCACGAATGGCAACTCGCGCTTGGCGCGCTTGAAGCGGGGACGCAGTCATGA